One Urocitellus parryii isolate mUroPar1 chromosome 8, mUroPar1.hap1, whole genome shotgun sequence DNA window includes the following coding sequences:
- the LOC113176928 gene encoding olfactory receptor 2B6-like: protein MALINNSHPDDFILQGFADCPWLEFPIFVILLITYPLAIMGNIAIILVCKINALLHSPMYLFLTNLSFLDMCYTTSMVPQMLFNLGSSKKTISYVGCALQLYLFSKMGATECLLLAVMSFDRYVAICRPLHYTLIMNQLICILLISITWLCGLTYAISEATLTLQLPLCGINKLDHLLCEIPVLIKTACGEKEGNELALSVACIFIIAVPLCLILASYASIAHAIHKIKSSEGRIKAFGTCSSHLIVVFLFYGPGISMYLQPTSSIARDQPKFMALFYGVMIPTINPFIYTLRNKDIKGALGNMGRSIFCSK, encoded by the coding sequence ATGGCACTAATTAACAATAGCCACCCTGATGATTTTATTCTACAAGGCTTTGCTGACTGTCCTTGGCTAGAGTTTCCAATATTTGTTATTCTTCTCATAACATACCCTCTGGCCATTATGGGAAACATCGCCATCATTCTGGTGTGCAAGATAAATGCCCTTCTTCACAGCCCCATGTATCTCTTCCTCACCAACCTTTCCTTTTTGGACATGTGTTACACCACCAGCATGGTGCCTCAGATGCTATTTAACCTAGGAAGCTCTAAGAAGACCATCAGCTATGTGGGGTGTGCACTTCAactttatttattcagcaaaatGGGAGCCACTGAATGTCTTCTCTTGGCTGTCATGTCTTTTGATCGCTATGTGGCCATTTGCAGACCTCTGCACTACACCCTCATCATGAATCAGCTCATCTGCATCTTATTAATATCCATTACATGGCTATGTGGACTGACCTATGCTATCTCAGAAGCCACACTTACATTACAATTGCCACTGTGTGGCATCAATAAACTGGATCACTTGTTGTGTGAGATTCCAGTTCTGATAAAGACTGCCTGTGGGGAAAAGGAGGGTAATGAACTCGCACTCTCTGTGGCATGCATTTTTATAATAGCTGTTCCTCTATGCTTAATTCTTGCCTCCTATGCTAGCATTGCTCATGCCATACATAAGATTAAATCTTCTGAGGGAAGGATAAAGGCCTTTGGAACATGTTCCTctcatctcattgtagttttcttattttatggtcCAGGCATTAGCATGTACCTTCAGCCCACCTCCTCCATTGCAAGAGACCAGCCCAAGTTCATGGCTCTCTTCTATGGAGTCATGATTCCTACAATCAACCCCTTTATCTACACCCTGAGGAATAAGGATATCAAGGGAGCACTAGGCAATATGGGAAGGAGCATTTTTTGTTCCAAGTGA